In Diabrotica undecimpunctata isolate CICGRU chromosome 9, icDiaUnde3, whole genome shotgun sequence, the DNA window acgaaagttacaatatctgggacacgtaatgaggggacagcgatatgaactgctaaggctaaTAAAAcaggaaagataagaggaggaaggagtataggaaaaAGGAgtgtgtcatggttgaagaatttaagggactggtttaaatgcagttctatagaactcttcaaagcagcagtagatagagtaaagttagtgatgatgatatccaacctccgatcagGAGAcggtacttaaagaagaagataataaaaCCAAGATCAAGGTTATACAAGTGTATGCTCCCACAACAACACATCAGGAAGAGGTAGTTCAAATGTTCTACGAAGATTtgataaaagcattagaagaaaatgatacaaagtataccatcattatgggagatttcaacacaaaattaggtaaaaaagaagaaaatactgcAACTAAAATGGGGGTGCATGGTTATTGCacacgaaatgaaagaggagaaaaattatataacttcttagaacaacaaaatttatatgccatgaaCACACACTTCTAGAAACCAGAAAACTGAAAATGAACGTGGTTATCTCTCAataaaaagacgaaaaacgagATTGATTACTTCTTGTGTGGGAACAATGACATTTAGAAGATATAACTGCTCTCAATCGATTCACAACTGGCAGCGATCATCGCCTTTTAAGAGCAAGAGTATGAGCAAGAATTTAAGTTTGACTATACTAATGTTGAAATCCTACAAACAGTAACTAACTATAAAAGGCTGTTTCTCGAAATGTGTTATATTATCAatacaaaaaatgtaataaattacaaagCAGATATGAATTAGTTAAGCAGCACCTACAGCAATATTCTGTAATCCATTTAATTCAAAATTAACTTACCATGTactttattttatactttattttatatatacaaaTACAAAGAAACTTGTGGATCCAACTATacactttttgttgttttatgtgtattttaacttattttaaaattttcaatctATATATAAAAGTGCAGTACAATTAGTAGTGCACCTTTGATAAAGCCAACAATCAATCAGTTGGCAAAATATTAAGtgacaaaaaatagaattgttttaATTCCAGTCAGACTGAAATACCAAATAATAATATATGGTCGATGCCAAagcaaaaaattttatatatatatacatcttaaGGTTTATGGGTCGCCTACCTGCATACTGAGGTCACGAGCCACCATTGCCACAACGCAGTTGTTCActttattttaactataaacacTTCTCAATACAACTACACTTGTTATGTGCAACTCGAATTATTGTTTTACATTTGTTGATATTGGAGACTTTGACAAAAACAGTGATTTAAGCATTTTTACAAACTCATTAAGTATTTTACAAGAACTTAATTTCAAATAAGCTTGATATTCCCAATCCAGATTGTCACACACAAGAAAACAATTGCAAAATGCCATattttatagttgttggtgtTATATAGTTTATGATCCTTTAATGTAATGAGACCATTTGGAGGAAAAAAATCTATCATCAACGAAGAGAATACATAATTGCAGGTTAACCAGAGCACGAAGATTTATTGAATGTACTTTTGGAATACTTTCTACCAAGTGGAGAATATTTCACAGACTATTAAACATATCAATATACTTTGCTGAAGATATAGTAAAAACTTGCAGCATAGTCCATAATTTTGTGCGTGTAACAGATGGATATAGACCCAAAGATACTGTATCAGTTTAAGGACTTCATAATGATGATGGCATTGATATTACAAATACGGTAGTATCCTCCGCAAGGTTAGCGACTGCAGTTCATGACTATTTTGCTTATTATGCCATGCATACTAACGTATTGCACTAGCAAAATAGTTGTATTTAAATCGTCACATAGTGTAGAAAGCAGATAGATGTAGTCAACATTTATGAATTAGCGATAAATACTTACATACAattctttcaactgaactaattgaactagttcattaattttcatagaactagttcactgcgaacgatttgcaatgcattataaattgtgtctcaacttttaaagaagaaaataatgaatgaatgagatcatatatttattattttgtgaatgggatggactgactagtttaaaaaaGAAGTGCCGATTAACCTCAGATAACAGATCATAATTCTTATGAAtgtgacaataacataaacagtctTATCTTAATATCATAATGGTTCGGATCTTATGCCCATGCATTGGCTTGAACATTGACATGCTGTGTTTTTTctcgtattgtaattttgaaataacaattttaagttgtggttaaaatgattgatgcatctacataaaatataattttatgtaaaagtgagaatgaaaatgtgttatttaatgttcctagaaaattcactgattttttttgtaaggttcttttagaaataacctaatatagatacctatgagtttaaatatacgtaaatataaaaataaatcatatgtgaaccatatttatatttaaaacggttaataaaaaacaaatcttaataattttttgcaaataaaaaaaatgttatttgcaaaacatttgagaaataaatttaaaacatttaaacctaaacataagatcgaaagaaatggttccgaacccgaactacttgtacggtagtgaaagagtgaaagactgactgaaaaccgaagaaaacgcgcggccggcgccgagcttgtgtaatgataagacgagacatctggcaaccagttatgttagggttggatttcgatttcggtcttacaaatagttctttcgcgaactagttcactgaactagttcatttttgtgaaatagttctcttgaactagttcgtctaaaagaactaataagcacacctctaCTTTCTCCAATTCATAAATTGTTTGCCTCACCCTACATCAAAAACTATCTATGCCCATGGTAAATGATCATACAATAAATACTTATGACATGACCATATTCCTCAcacaataatgtagttttatactctttcaataatcaaaattccaattagcaaatttttaaatctaaactgtCTACTTATGAAAACGaaatacctatgtatttataataaaaacatgtttatttctaaCTGTATTCATTTTGTTGTACTGTAGACATGGCCTAAAAATTGTCGCACATTTGTGCATAGACAGGGATTTGGCTGTACCAACTTGTCTTTTATAGCAAATACAGATCTTTCAATAGAAACTATCAGAAGTTCCTTTGTTTTGATTACAATCCCTGAACAAATTTGAAATTTGTAACGAACATACCAATTAATTGAGAATGATCATTCCAAACCATACTTGAATTATAAGTATTTCTAATttaagttatattatatttttaaggtGATAACCAGGAAGAGCATAAGTTAAATAATTATGTTTTTCAGAAAGTACACTTATATTCTTTACATTTCATAATATAACCAGAGGTTGACTTACATTCATAGAAACAATGTGAGTTCAATGTATGAGCAACAAAAATTATGGCATGACCTGACTTGTACTCACAAGATAATATGAGTTTATATGTAATAACTATTCTTTATTTACTTACCATCATCTTGTTCTATTTCAGCTTTTATAGGACATTTCTTAACTTCTAAATAATCAAATGTATCATGTGTACTTTCCATGGTAGGCTCCtccttaatttcaattttaaaggtCTCATCCTGTAGAACTTCATTATCTATTTCTCTTTTGCAAATCGTCTCATCAACTTCTTGTTTTACTTCAGTTTGATTAAACATGATTTTATGCTTCTCGGTAAACTCGGTATTGTTTTTCTATACTATAAACTAAcctcaaaaaaaaataacattctaCTATACAATAAAAAAGAATCAGTGATATATCTTACATTATTATCTCTGCAAAAAATATAAACGCAAGTGTCAAATATAAATCAGAGTATAAAATGTACTATGACCAAAGAATATatttatagactatattctttgctatgaccaaagaatatagaagcgtctatgtctatattctttgctatgaCTATGGGATAAATGATAAATCAGGCAATCAGGGTAGAGGCAACGGAACCAATCAAAATGGAAAGGAAGGACGAAGGACTGTTGTTTATTGCATCATTGCATGTTTTCTTGGTTGATGTGTGATGGGTTTACAATCCTACGAACCGTGTTTACATTTACAACCAACAAAACAACAGATGACGTGACAAGTAATACTAGAAGgacagttcaaatgggcgattgGTCACAGTTGTGACTGCATAAACTTAAAccgtggccgtcggcttaaaaccATCATAAAAGatgtatacttcatctaatttacataccgttgcacgtcatagcccgtgaggtcacatgataccaacacgaaatatttaggcggtaggtgtgttcttttttagaatcactttgccgagtacactgttattacagccactagacatattttcttatatacgcgtagaaataatatttaaagtataATATGTTTAATTACAATAATGTtacaataatatgtttaatttaatttgtataaatgcattataaagcgtttttatgaagaacattcgttcggaacacactgtaactgtaaccgaacgaaggtgatattttggcataaattggtaacacttatttaacagttgcggtgttgactaatgttaataagtaatgaaaaaagtgtttttgtttaagtattccattttacatctttatacgacgcatacaagcgactcaaattgtttttaacaagattattttctaactattgttttgtttctatttatttacattaaatattaatttattttgttgtataatccacttttgcaataattatgtgaccatttgatttaaaatggattaatgatttttttatactttggcaactatgtcaacttcgatctgtcaatgataatgacgtgcaacggtaagtaaattagatggactcaATGGACTGTAGTTAGGgacagtggcggcttttgggagtaggcaggataggccgggcctacccaataattttaagagctttaacattaaaaaacatatattcaaaaattatgttaatgcatgtaaataacttttaaatgtactaaatcactaaATACAGTAGCGtgcgttaaaacaactatgttattatattaccacagaaagcatcgaatcctattcaggcattttaaatatcattaataggcccgatcgcaactggccgacccagctcacataagatccccgtacaaaaagcgtttgaagttaagcagcttgccggacaatgagttatattgtcgtgtttatgcttgctgtttaggcaccagacgatcgggcttacgccgaccatcgttgtcacttgtaacgtaattatcgaattgtaatataaattttcttttaaattatgataaaaaatatgtaccataatctataattgtaacatatttttaaacaaacaacacaattgcaaacatgTGCACGGTTAcccaaattaatttaaaaaaatttgtaaaattcgaaaaaaaaaatcacagttgcatgatttctatatcgtctgattgtatgcaacttatatatggCAACACTGTCGCCGAGCAATATTTCAATTTTCACTGTTATCTGTTATTACTAGTTGCACTAGTTGTTTGGCCGATCGaggttgatttttttaaatctcTCTTGGAATAGTGAGATCGTTTTAATACTGATACATCAAAAAgagtttttatgacgctttaccaggttgcagtaatattaatgttgatagtgagtgtGGACATTGCTACAGAAATTTTTTTGCggaggtcatggatcttgagggtgattacttttctctgatgaTACTTATTCATTATTATAAactgaaacaaaaagaaaaaccttaatttaataaaatatcacgATGCATACGACAGTTATTTTAATCGGTTCCTAAATCTTGATTAGTTACAAAATTCTTATTACATTCGGTACTTGATAAAAATATGTAAGAAcatcaaattaaatcatttttcATTTGATTTCGAACAGTGTGCTTAAAAATTACGAATAAGCAAAAactttgtgaacgctatattcgttaatttgtacgacgggacgaaccgcttgcgagctgttcgttcgttgctcgtcaggaaccacggcctgtcggtttttgggacgaacacaaagaatgttcgcagttaaatttggacggtgttcgagactataaattgtttctgctaagtgtgcgatgagatcattcggttaaacaaaattgctgaacgagcgcggcttattcaaaagtaacgagagaaattattaacaacagataatgtaaacaaaataccgaaatgtttagaataacgaagtaaattaattctcggtttgttattagatacttagggtattagATAGTCTGAACAtaaacagctcacgagcagttcgcaaacagttcggctcgcatatgtgtagcCACCTTTACATTACACCAATAACATGAACACATCTTGTGTCGCGGTAATTGACTCGCTCGACTGGCACGCCGGCTGGTGGTTCTGCAACCCCCCCCCCCGCGTACCGTTATGCTTAACACTTGCACAACACAAGAGCGCTCACGCCGTTATGCCAAACTTTGCGCCCAACACAAAAGCGCTCACGTGCCCCAGCGCCAGCATTTCTCAAGGGTGGGTAGCCGGTGGCTTATCCTCACCACTCAACCAAATGGTTTAAGATGTTTGCAGCGCACCATATCGGGGTTTAAGCGAAAAGTCGTAATTAGATGTAGTTATGAGTCTTTTCTACGAATGTTTTATTTAACTGTCGGACGGACGCGGAACCACTGCGCCAGGGTTCCGCGAACCACCATTTAGGAACCGCTGGGATAgagtaacaaaataaaacttaatatGCATGATTATAGAATGTGACGTATGCACGTGGCTCTCCTTTATTAGGATCAAGGAGTTTTAAATGATCATTGTTATAAActaatgtaaattatttatcaaccGAGTTATGGCACAAATTCAAGCTTACTTAATCGACAACTGATAAGACAGCGAAACTATGTGTTTAAAAACCTGTCTCTGCTTGGTAGATATAGATTGAACATTTTGTGTTTAAAAGGAATCACTGCTATATTTAGCTTTTATCGGTGTCAGATGTAAGGACGGACAATATTGTTTGTAATTAGTAACGTAATGCTAGTAgaaaaatatattctttaaaatGTGTTGAGTTTGTCTTCGACAGAATAAGAAGTTGTACCATCACGCAAGTCCAGATGTCTCCACACACTAGTTCCAACATCAAAAGAAGTCAAAGTTAGTGTGCGTTCGTAACAAGGCGCCGACCCTCGGTCGGACCACAGGATGGTATCATAgtatcatcgccacgtaaaataaatgcattactttaaaAATTCCAGCGTTCCGAATCTCGTCCCTAgtaccattgattataaaccacccataGATACCTCACTCTTAGGTAAAAACGAATTCAGTATTAAACTCCGCCCACTTACACCTCTTGGCCCCTCACGCCTAAGTACTACCTGACTGTATGGTGGCAACATTATTGAAATATTTGCCaagattgaaaaataaatttgagttgCCTGTTCCGGCCATTGTCTAGTGCAATAGACGACAATATAAGGATGGcattcagcattttcacaaataattttaacgtgcttgtaatttatattattgaatTTCGATTTTACTTCAGAAAAAACGCTAAAAATTGATTAATGAAAGCAGTAGaggttttataaaaattatttatttatcaatacaatacaaaaaataacaaaatataaaatacataataaaattagCAGTGATAAATTACATctcatttaaattacttttttgtaacttttcaaacaaattaatttccagaattgatgcaaactaaaatatttcaagctaatatacagaatttatttgaagATTTAGTTTATTCACTCACGGTAAAATATTGCAAAACCTCCTAATTTTAAAGAATCGCTTGGATTTACTTACATGAAATTTGGCTTACGCCTAGGCAAGATGTCAAAGAAAAAAAGATGATGCTTTTGCACTATGGTTCAGTATCACACCTTCTCAGGAGtgaaaaaatatatgttcaaGTTCGGAAGTGCCTAAAATcagtaattctaagcaacttttgttctatagagttttttcactAAGTCAATACTTTTCGGGTTATTGAAAAATAGGTTCTGATTCGTCAAATTCCATgttgaatatttcaacgtgaaataataaaaaaatgaggTACTTTTCGACGAAAActcattataactttttttaaactgtttaataaaggtttatttttgttaagtttctagcatcaaaagtAAGCAAGTTTCAGAAAAGCAATACCTACATTTTTTTACTCTTTGTGATTTTTGGTGTCACTAATAaattaagttattttgaaaataagcatttttttcataattaaaaaaaatatgccCTTTGAACAAATAAAACTTACAGATCATTATAAATAATACATTAGTAAAGTAATTTGTGAAGCCGTAACAATTGTATATGTGTATATTTTCCTATTGTTAATGGTCTTTGATAGTTGTTTCTGTTTCTAGAGAAAATACATATCGTCGGCTTAAGATGCAAATGGCCTAACTCCACTTTTAGCTCAAATTAACATTTTAGGTTGGTTGGGTTCATAAAAATTAACCGCGTCGACTTAAATACGCCTAACAACCGAAATGTCAAAAATGCCGCGACAAAATACCAGTCGAAACTCGCCTATCTCCGGTTTGATTTTCAACAATACGCAGTTGGCCTAACTCCCAGTGTGTAATGGTAATAACAGGTGAAACGTTGTTGTTCTTAATTTTATGTGCATAAAACAATATCTGAGGTAAGTATCAATAGATTTTTAATGCTTTAATTACCTTTGACGTTCAAATTATCTAGagaatataaatttagtatttaatttttgtgCGTTCTTGGGTAAATCTGATGTTAAAATATCGTGTTGGAGTTAggcaattttcattttatatttacttagttTGGATAGGAGATAGGCCATTATAGTTTCGATGATAAACCACATAGGTACctacctttaatatttttttccctaTAATAACATTCTAAATTTTTGCTTAGCTAGGTACATAAAAGTATACTTTCTAATTAACGCTGTATATTTCAGAATGAATCCGCAATCCCGTGCGATGAAAATGCTTTTATTGGCTAAGCAAAACATCCAGGAAAAGCCCAACAGACAAAGCGATGCCGAAAGCGATGTGACAAGAGATTTGTTAACATTTTGTGATACTTTTGATCAAGATAAGGATTTATCTACACTCTTAACTGATAGTACTAATCTAGCAAGCTCCTCAGCATCTAATCACCACTTATTAGCTGACGACAATTTAATTACTGATGATGATTTACTCACCCTAGCTGAAGAAAAAGTTGCTAACCTGAATTTTATCTCCTCAAATTTTCCTGAAGATGAAATCAACATTGAACCAGAAGATCGTCAGAATTTCGTTCCAGAATCAATTCATGGTGAAGAAATGCCAACCTCCATTTTGGAAGAAGAAGTTATTGAAGCTTCTTCTAGTCGTTCAGATAAATCTTATGAACCCAGTGAAAATGAAACAAGTTCaagtgaaaatgaaaatgaagTACTAGAAGAGCTACAAAATAACACTCCAATGCAAACCCCTTCACGGACACGCAGAAAGAGACGTCATGTAGATCAAAAGGaatggaagaaaaataaaaataagattttGAGACAAGAAGGAAAGGAATATTTTGGAAAACAAAAGCAAGAAGAAAAATGGAattatgatattaaaaaaaaaagcaaaagctATAGGACCGAGATGCAAATGCAGTGGTAAATCAGTAATGAATAATGGGAAATCAGTAATGAAGTGCAATGAGATAACAGAAGATCAAAGAACAGAAATTTTTACAAGATTTTCGAATTTTTTGTGGAACGAAAAACAATTGTTTCTAAGGACGCTGGTTGAAAAGAAAAGTACTTCAAGAGCTAGGGATCGAAAAAAAGAGAACGAGTCAAGAAGGGAATTTtcctatatatattttcttcaaacaacatccaaGATAAGAGTGTGCAAAACAATGTTTTGCAATACTCTTTCAGTTGCACCAAGAACTGTTGCACATTGgttgattgaaaaaaattaatCACAACACACTGCAAATGATTTGGTGGATGATGACCTTAATGATATGCGTGATAATAATTCCTCCCAAATAGTTATTCCTAGAAAAGCGAAAATcgac includes these proteins:
- the LOC140449630 gene encoding uncharacterized protein, which codes for MCIKQYLRMNPQSRAMKMLLLAKQNIQEKPNRQSDAESDVTRDLLTFCDTFDQDKDLSTLLTDSTNLASSSASNHHLLADDNLITDDDLLTLAEEKVANLNFISSNFPEDEINIEPEDRQNFVPESIHGEEMPTSILEEEVIEASSSRSDKSYEPSENETSSSENENEVLEELQNNTPMQTPSRTRRKRRHVDQKEWKKNKNKILRQEGKEYFGKQKQEEKWNYDIKKKSKSYRTEMQMQW